A region of the Brachyhypopomus gauderio isolate BG-103 chromosome 11, BGAUD_0.2, whole genome shotgun sequence genome:
CCTGTCTGAATGGCTTGATCCAGTGTGAAGCCATTTGGAGTGGCTTTGTCACATAGCTTGGCGTATATGGCCGGTGTCAGGTGACTAGCCATGCAGTTGTTGTGTTTCCGTAAATCTGGATATTCCGCACTGTTAGGGAACAGAGACGGCTGAATTTAATACACACTGCAGGATACAAGTAATCTGTTGTGCTATACGCTAAAAGGCCTGGGCTTTAAAAAAGagcctttttatttttcatGTCCAAATAACAATCGTCAAGAATTACATCATTAATATCAgtaacatggtgtgtgtgtgtgtgtgtgtgtgtgtgtgtgtgtacgtatatatatatatatatatgcttccaAATGTCTTCACACTGGGAATACACACTGTATATATACGATATGTTACTGATATTATTAACGATTTTATAAACCTAACATGAAATCAcctcatttattttttaaatcgtCGATAAACCGTTGGCTATGGTACAGTATGGAGCTCCCACACTAGTGGCATGTGCATTTAATGCCAGGCCATGGCTGCTAAGTGTGACCTGGATCATTCAACACGACGCGGTACGGTACTGCAAAGAAATCGATCTAAAGCGTCCAGCAGAGTAGAGGCTAGAACCCGTTCATCCATCCATGGTTCCGTGGGTTGTAATTACAGTTGGTGGATGTATCCGGACGGGACACCGATGCTGCAGACTATTAACATTCTGATGCAAATCTAGTAccgcatttacatttatttgtgaCCATGGCAATGAATGACAAACACGGCACTAGAAACGTGTTTTGTAATCTAATTTAACTAGATTAACATTCTGTTCGTGAGTGTGCATGCTAGTAGATTACGTGTTGGACTATAAGATTGCATTAATCTGGAAATAACCAAAAGCCGCAGTGGTGAAGTGGGGTACCTGGCGGGGTACGCTCTCCGGACCGGGGCTCCAGCGCTGACATGCTGCTCTCTGGTCAGGAAGAATCCAACACTAAGAGACCCGGCACCGACCAGCGACAAGATGCCCACCTTTCTTTTGGAGGACAAAATCCGGGCGAAATTGCTTGCCATGTTATTTCCACAATTCGGAGTAAATGTTGGTTATAGAGTGGTTCCTGGAGTCGGTGGTTGTCTGAAAACGTAAAAATGGAGTCGGTGGAGTCGGAGTCGGTGGAGTCGGGGCTGGGGGGCGGATTGGGTTCGTGGATGTAGAGACTGCCGAGGATGCGCGAGAATGTTGCGGTGTAGAAACACAGAGGAGCGCCCTCCCCTTCTCCGTGACACGCTGTGCATTTGGGAAGCGAAATAACTAGGCTGTTCTCGACCAACACTAGGTAATCAGTTGTAATCGTGGGATTATAATTCCCTGTGTCACAAAACCCACAATTTAGTTTATAAACTGTAGGGCTTAAGGTAATGTTCGAGAAACCTTTGAAATAAAGGCCACCAGGTTACTGTAGTGTTAATTTCAGATGGTTATTAATGCATTGCGCACTGAAGGTTGTGACCGTTTCACCTTCACCTTGAAACTGATAGGCCCATTTTGCACACGCACCAGGGGCTGTCTGTGAAAAGCAGCTTTCAAATAATCTTTATATTTTTCATGCTACATATTTGCTGTGTACTGAGAAAAATGGCGCGTGTGCATCTGAGGTCCGAATAATATGCTAGTGTGAAAAATATCCTTTTTCATCCTGTCTCTTGCTAACTCACAGTTAAATATACACAGCGTTTGTGACATTTAAACATGTTCTTGAAATGTAAAGTGCACTTGCACACAGAAAAAACCCTCTGTACCAAAGACTAATCTAGATTAATCCTAATATTCTAATTTCACTGCACGCCAGCAAAATACAATAATCCCAGGATGTAATTACAGGCAAGTGAATTACAAGTGAAAAGTACAACTATATAACTTTACATAAGGCTTCTGCTCTTTGATGGACAGACGTTTGAGCACGAGGTCACAATACAGTGTTTAATAGCTTCCAGCAAAGCAGGAAATGCCATTGACTGTTTGCTGATCAAAGTTTGCACGGCACTGTGATAGCCCATTTCTTTGGCAATGCAATGGTAAAGTTAGACGAGGTCTAAATTTAGATGCAAGAATTCGATCATTACAAACGTCCTAATTATCGTAAGGGCCAGTGAACCGAATGCCATTTAGCTTCAGGAGAGAACAAAGCTGAAGTGCTAAGGAGAGATGGCATAGACACATCACACAGACAGAAAAGCGGGAATGTGCATTttcaaattaaataaattagaTCACAATTTCATACAAACTTTAACTTACTTCGTGGTGAACCAGGTTTTATCTTCTGAAGCACCCACTAGTACCAGTGAACACCTGCCTTGCATAAATGGGTGGAGGCGGGTATGACTTATCTTAAAATAAGATGACTCAAACTAAATGGTATTAAGCCTGAAGATAGCTTTATATTTTTGTGAACATTGAGCAACTTTGAATGGTGGAAAAAAAATGAATGGCAATAAGAATTTTACAGATATACTCATGGTTCTCATCATTtttaaacaaacatacaaataaacATAAAGACAACATTCACTCCCCAACAcaacctctacacactcctaccATCAGAGACAACATACACCCCCCAACACAACCTTTACACACTCCTACCATCAGAGACAACATACACCCCCAACAcaacctctacacactcctaccATCAGAGACAACATACACCCCCCAACAcaacctctacacactcctaccATCAGAGACAACATACACCCCCCAACAcaacctctacacactcctaccATCAGAGACAACATACACCCCCCAACACAACCTTTACACACTCCTACCATCAGAGACAACATACATCCCCCAACACAACCTCTACATACTCCTACCATCAGAGACAACATACACCCCCAACAcaacctctacacactcctaccATCAGAGACAACATACATCCCCCAACACAACCTCTACATACTCCTACCATCAGAGACAACATACACCCCCCAACACAACCTTTACACACTCCTACCATCAGAGACAACATACACCCCCAACAcaacctctacacactcctaccATCAGAGACAACATACACCCCCCAACACAACCTCTACATACTCCTACCATCAGAGACAACATACACCCCCCAACACAACCTTTACACACTCCTACCATCAGAGACAACATACACCCCCCAACACAACCTTTACACACTCCTACCATCAGAGACAACATACACCCCCAACAcaacctctacacactcctaccATCAGAGACAACATACACCCCCAACAcaacctctacacactcctaccATCAGAGACAACATACACCCCCAACAcaacctctacacactcctaccATCAGAGACAACATACACCCCCCAACAcaacctctacacactcctaccATCAGAGACAACATACACCCCCCAACAcaacctctacacactcctaccATCAGAGACAACATACACCCCCCAACAcaacctctacacactcctaccATCAGAGACAACATACACCCCCCAACAcaacctctacacactcctaccATCAGAGACAACATACACCCCCAACACAACCTCTACATACTCCTACCATCAGGCAGACGTTACAGGAGTGTGAAGTGCAGGACAACCAGACTCAGAAACAGCTCATATTCAGACTCAGGAACAGCTCGTATTCAAACATTCATATTAATATTCAAATACATGATTATGATGGTGTTTTCAAACATTCATATTAATATTCAAATACATGATTATGATGGTGTATTCAAACACTCATATGAATATTCAAATACATTAACACCTCTTACAGAAAGAGGGCATTGAAAATGCCTTGAGCTTTCTGAGAAAACAACAATCACATAAAAGAATAGTTACTGAAAGTCCAGAAAACCTACTATAGACAAAAACCTGAACTAGCATAGCATAATTATTTTTGGAACCAAGACCACTGTCTACAAGACACACCATTTCTAATGAGTGCTAAATATAGACCTTAGAAAAACAGAAGAAAATAACTTGGTCTAAAAATCACACTGTGGACATTTCTTTCTGCGTCTGTGTGAAAGACAAAGAAGTCCTTCAGCCCACATGCCTCTGTGGCTCTGTTTCTAACCCACGCTGACTGACTGCTGACTGCAGTTTAAAAGGatactgtttgtttttttcattttcagttTTTCACCAGAATTTTTGTTCAATTGTTGCTCAAAAGTAAATCTAACAACATTCTAAGCATAGCTGGATATATCTATTTACTGATATAGCTGTTGCGTTattttgtattatattatataacatATTTAAAGGATTGCTCAATGAAATTATCCAAAGTTGTACTCTCAAGAAAAACACTCACACCACTTTTAAATACTGTACAATATTTTCAATTGCATATCTTTAAAGAATACTTTTTATATTCTATAGCCACTAAATTCTGAGGTAACTATCCAAATTTTCTAGCCTAAAATAGCCTGTTTATCGGTAATAAAAATATAGACAATGCACCCCAACCTGGTACCTTATGGCTCAAAGGCCTACAATACATGTCAAAGTATGATTGGCTTAACAAAATGTACATCATAACAGTAAGCCCTATTACAATTAATGACTAATAAATTATGCAATACTCACAAACTGGTTGACATAAGGTTCCTACATTCCTTATCTGCACAGGGCTGAGCTTGAAGCACTATAAAACTAGGCAACTGTGTTTTACACACCCTCTCCTGTTCAAAGGTGAACATGAGCAATGGTTTCCGTGCACGTAGGCTGCTAGGAGATAACACCTTACTCCGATTAGCATCTGATAACATTAAAATATATAGGAGTCCTGGATGAAACCTGGAAAATGATAATGTAcaggaaacaaaactgaaacccACTGATGTTTAATATTCAAGTACTAGTGCCAAGCATATAAGAGGCACAGCAACATTTTATaattgcacattttaaatgcacAACTCTGACTCTTGAACATGGAAGAGATCCATGTGCATTATATAATACTTACATAAAAAAGCACATCAgacatacactcaccggccactttattagggaCACCTTGCtggtaccgggttggaccccccttttgccttcagaactaccTTAATCCTCCATGGcttagattcaacaaggtactggaaacattcctcagagagtctggtccatattgacatggaAGCATCATGCAGTTTCTGCAGATTTGTcgactgcacatccatgatgcgaatttcccgttccaccacatcccaaaggggCTCTATTGGAttaagatctggtgactgtggaggccctTTGAGTACAGTTAACTCATTGTCGTGCTCaaaaaaccagtctgagatgattcatgctttatgacatggcacgttatcctgctggaagtagccatcagaagatgggtacactgtggtcataaagggacgGACATGGACAACAACAATACTCattaggctgtggcattgacacgatgctGAATTGGTACTAATTGGTACTAACTAAGTgtaccaggaaaatatcccccacaccactgcacctcaaccaccagcctgaaccgttgatacaaggcaggatggatccatgtttTCATATTTTTGACGCCAATTTCTGACACTACCATCCAAATCAGACCAGGCaatttccaatcttctattgtccatttttggtgagcctgtgtgaattgtagcctcatgttcctgttcttagctggcGAGactggcacccggtgtggtcttctactGCTGTAGTCCATCTGTCTCAAGGTTTGATGTGTTgagtgttcagagatgctcttctgcatgcctcgtttgtaacgactggttatttgagttactgttgccgttctatcagcttgaaccagtctgtccgttctcctctgacctctggcatcaacaaggcatttgcgcccacagaactgccgctcagtGGATATTttttgtaaaccctagagatggttgatcagcagtttctgaaatactcccGTCTGTCATCAACAATCATGCcccattcaaagtcacttaaatcacttttcttccccattccggcactcggtttgaactgcagcagatcatcttggccatgtccACATGCCTAAACGCATTGAGCTCCTGCCatatgattggctgatttgacatttgcattaatgagcagttggacaggtgtacctaataaagtggccggtgagtgtaaaTAATCTGTTTCAACTTCCAGCTGCAAAAAATGCAATTATTTTATATTCTATGCACAATTTAGATGCTGCTAATGGCCACAAGAAAATAAACTATATTTCCAATATATCACACGTGTTATAATTGCATAAGGCAACTCATTTACAGTTACATTAACATTTACTACCTATTTTATTAGTAGCCAATCTTATTTCTGTTGCAGCAACATTCACATTACTTCTTTTGCAGCAGCAATACTTCATGATTCACTCCAGAGGATAGTATCAGTAGACAGTGAAAAGATTAGTGTTAGAGACACTTTTAACTGTGTCATTTTATTCTACATGTTGGACTTACAGTATTATAACTTCTCCCCCTGCTGGGCTTCTTCAGTAATACACTTGGGTAACTTAGACTATCTCATCACTATCTCATGCTCCATCTCAAAGGCAAATATGAGCTACTCCCATATTATGGAGAGCCGAGAAATGTTACTGACGTTGGAACATCATTTGGTTTTTTTACCCAAGtatactgcaacacacacacacacacacacacacacacacacacacacacacacacacacacacacacatatacacacacacacacacacacacacacacacacacacacacacatacacacacacacacacacacacacacacacatacacacacacacacacacacacacacacacacacacacacacacacacatatatatatgtatatacactgGGGGCTAGAActtggcacttgtaaagctgcattgtgacaacaactgttataaaaagcgctgtataaataaaatttgattgattgattgaattttatatatatatatatatatatatatatatatatatatatatatatatatatatatatatatatatatacacacatacagattttcttttttattttttccgtTTATTATATTTGACATATTTGATATTTAacttatatataaagttatgtcatatatatatatatatatatatatatatatatatatatatatatatatatatatatatatatatatatatatatatatatcgtcTTTAATATCTGACGATAAAGGCTGTATTGACCATAACTAAACGTAAAATGATTTGGAATGAATTTGGAATGATTTGTAATGAATGCATTCAATTGTGAGGCAGCGCTCACATCATCCAATCAGAGTGCGATGCGGTCATGGGGGCGCGAAACTGTTTTGACCAATGGCGTTAGCGGACGGTCCTTTGCCCGGACATGTTCTTCTGGTGCCTCGTTGTAAGAGGGCACACGTGTCTGTAGAGGTAGGTGTCCCGTCGGTTGTTCGAATACGGTATATTTTGTAACATGTAGCATGTATTGTATTTAATACATATATTATTCCTTCGTTTGCTTTATATATGTCGTGTCCTCGGGTTTGTATATCGTGTAGCCCTATAAAGTGTGTCTAGGCCCTGTGGTAGCTATCGCTATATTTAATAGGCAAATGTTCGGTTTGCTTATGAAAGTAACAACAGGTTGAAGTTTCTCAAATGATCCGCTTTGTGAACATGTCAATGTTCTGAGTTACAGTTTTCTGCAATCGCAGTCTTCTGGTAACACGTAGCTGTTTTTCAAGCTGTTTGCATTGCTAGCTCGCTAGTTCCAGCTCTGTCAGTAAGGGCCCATACTAGCTAAATATATGAAATGCTCTTTCTGACATGCGGCTTGTCATTCTGTAACTGTGTTCGTTTCTTTTAATCACAGAGGGGCTACGCGTTACGGGTTCAAGGTATTTGGGCCCCCCTTAACATGGAGTCCACTATTATTTGCTCAGCAATCGCAAATACACATAAACGTAGAAaactgaaaaagaaaaagaagaatggcttCGTGGACTCCAATGAAATGAATCGTGAATTAAAAACGTGTAACAAAAGGACGTCCAGTGAGAGactggaggaagaggacggcGGAGTCTCGTCCTCGTGTGACGACAGGCCTGTCCCTTCATCCAGCATACAGCACGCCAACCCCCCCAAACGGGCCAGGACGGGCGCCGCCTCACCCCCCGATGCATGGGATGTAGACAGTGGCTTTTCGTCGGAAATGAGTCCTTATACTAGTGGTCGGAACTCGCCTTGTGTTGGAGTTGACCCTTCAATGTTGGTGGCAATTGACTGTGAGATGGTGGGGACCGGCCCCGGTGGGAAGTGGAGTGAGTTAGCCCGCTGTAGTGTGGTCAATTACTATGGAGATGTACTTTATGACAAGTATGTCCGGCCTTGCCAGCCTGTGACGGACTACCGTACACGGTGGAGTGGCATCAGAAAGAAGCACTTAGTAGGAGCGTTGCCCTTCGAGGAAGCGAGGAAAGAGGTAAGAAATAGCATCTAGGCTCACTGTATTTGTGTCATGGGATTTCCTCCTAGGGAGCTCACACAAGGTCGTGCTTCTTGATAAGACAACGCCAAATGATGTCAAAGTAACaagaatatgaaatatgaagaaTGTGCCTAAATGATGAGGCTTAATTAACCCACAAAAATGTGCAGGCCATTGCAACAGTATTTAAGTTGTTTGTTCCATTTGGTAGTACTGTTACTGCAGATTCTCTCTGGCTTGGTGAATTAAACTAATGTATTCTGTTTGTCTCAGATCATCCAGCTCCTTGAAGGAAAAGTAGTCGTTGGCCACGCCTTGCATAATGACCTGCGGGTCTTGGAAATCACCGTCCCGCGTCATATGGTTAGGGACACTTCGCACATGAGTCTACTGCGAATGATGGCCGGGATTTCTGGGACGTGTGTGTCCTTGAAGAAGCTGACAAGTGCACTTCTGAAACGGACAATACAGGTACGTCAGGATGACGTCTGATTGGTGACGGCTGTTAATGGCCCTACAGATATAATCTGAATAGAATTTAATGTTTAATAGACTCACTGGTAAAATGTACTATTATCGTTTGCTGAAATTACCACAAATGTTAATCTTTCATATTTGCATTATAATTGAATATATGTTTTAAAAGAAGACGGTCCAGTTAAAAATGTTGCTCACAAAGTATCAGTTGGCCCACATCTTGCTTTCATTAACTGTTCTCCACATTTAAGTGCTTAGCTAAGCTGTCCATTTAAAGCAATTCTTACTTATGTGGCATTTCCTTTCCAATCAGGTTGGCCAACAGGGTCACTGCTCTGTAGAAGACGCTCGTGCTGCCCTAGACCTCTACAAGCTGGTGGAAGATGAATGGGAGAAGTCCCTACCAGCCCAAGACTACAACTTCAATTTAGCCCCAAAACCAGCCTCCTCTCTGGAGCAGTACATGCAGGACTGTTATTGGCCTGACAGCATAACAGACTGCAACCAATGAAagaccagtatagcacacacacacacacacacacacacacacacacacacaaagctgattgGCCAGCTGTCTCTCCACTGTGTGGACTGATTGCAGATTTATCTAGGCGCGTGTTCACATTTTTAATTGTTATGCCTTTAAAACAATTGATACCATGAATGGTACCAAGCTTCATAGAAATGGTTTTGGACTACTTTACAAGCGTTAAACATGACAGAAGACCTTAATATGCTGTCACTGGGGCCTTTTAAAAATGATGTAAACAGTTCTGTTCACACAGCTAATGCAGCTTCCTAAATCTAGTGTTTTGAAGTAATGAGTCATCAAGTCTTCACCAAAACTCCACTAATATTAACAGATTTAAAATACTTGCTTCCtagatttgtgtttgtgtgaaattAAGTATTATAGCTTGAATATCAATACATTGATTATGTATACCTCTGCCTATATGGGTCATGTAATCTGGTGGGTTGTGTAGACGGTGCTTCTCAGTAAAAGTCCTCTAAAGGCTGTACTTGAAAGAGAGAAATTGGTGGTAGAATTTTGAGCAGTGAAATTAGACTAAAAATGCTACTGAGCAACCCATTACACTTTGACCTTTGGGTGACTATGATGGCCAGTTGTACATCATGTGCATTTTGACGAACCCTATGGGTGTCTGTGATGACGTGTGTCATATGTTATAGTGCACATCAGCAGCACTTGCAGCATAATGTTGCACTAATATTAACTGAACAATATCACTAATATATTGTATCTGCAAACAATGGGTACATTATATGGTTTCATAATAGTTAGAGCAAGTACACAAATTCAATGTCCTGTTTTTAAAAGTTCCTGTTGCACATGCACTTGATGTGTTAAACGTGTTGGATATTTATTGATTAAAAGTTGTGGaaaacttgatttttttttgtctggttTTTGTCACACTTGAATTGTCAGTGATGCCTTTGTCCAAAGTAACAAATTCTAGT
Encoded here:
- the isg20 gene encoding apoptosis-enhancing nuclease, whose product is MESTIICSAIANTHKRRKLKKKKKNGFVDSNEMNRELKTCNKRTSSERLEEEDGGVSSSCDDRPVPSSSIQHANPPKRARTGAASPPDAWDVDSGFSSEMSPYTSGRNSPCVGVDPSMLVAIDCEMVGTGPGGKWSELARCSVVNYYGDVLYDKYVRPCQPVTDYRTRWSGIRKKHLVGALPFEEARKEIIQLLEGKVVVGHALHNDLRVLEITVPRHMVRDTSHMSLLRMMAGISGTCVSLKKLTSALLKRTIQVGQQGHCSVEDARAALDLYKLVEDEWEKSLPAQDYNFNLAPKPASSLEQYMQDCYWPDSITDCNQ